The proteins below are encoded in one region of Flammeovirga kamogawensis:
- a CDS encoding hybrid sensor histidine kinase/response regulator transcription factor, with amino-acid sequence MLFILCGNTTLLAQISGFEVDISKQLTIENGLSHFGVTSIAQDNNGLLWVGTFKGLNIFDGYEFKTFYHSTDSGLVSNRIHSLYKDENNNILIGTEKGVSVYLYQKQQFKVLYTNKNTIGEELGPYINKIIETHDYIICNTLKKGVILINKSDYSFHSIILPNFINIGSFKSFNIDKIDNDNILLATNSGIIKATLSTGKCRRILEGDFPFCLDIAFDGNSTIYALNYRFLGIISIKNDNYNLKAIAFSGEDYSQIELGENGELWLMKNNNDLAVIGNPTYVKNIDKQVVKFSFTSEFTRLSSILLTEDGGWIGSFNQGLFKFRSEERPFKYSNLKNNGQVVNTSSQVVSMITLDHEQVMITLNANNAKVFNINNNSIKEVKQPGVYNQVITRVLKDTYGTIWGGSLRVGVFQKKNLVVPWKQLMSPEYPILNDESVRGFSQDKYGDIWVAGLRKLYRFSMHSNGKIKEIEVIRNLGNVPYNYNLATKVIYADPKQDCIWLGTQSDGLFRINYSHNKPLTEATFQHFIPIKNDTTSLPVYAINCMQRVPNGDLWLGTLEGGITKVIEENGLIKFKTFTENDGLDDNDVMTFQYDNKGRLWIATNQGINQFDPETENFRNYTTEDGLVPASFEVSSTKLLNGMMVFGGNNGICYFNPDLVPNESNIPPLLFGDLKVHNQIVRVKSKDNKEAILYKPLNDSDEITLEYNQRSISIELISLHYSNTEAHHIRYRLLPKDNSWLEVTSNNKIVNFSLLPPGEYTFEAQVSNSKNEWSPTKRIKIHVKYAWWNSNGAKGLYFILIFLVIAMVMLTLLRMKTLEYNLQIEQFDKNRLEELDAARLKLFMNISHEFRTPLTLISGPISVLKGMFETNQDAFQHIDLIQRQSKKMFQLVEQVHDVRKADENILKLKYTTFDFTDLVTDVKQDFDKLAEDSNKKLILEGEANKLFVLADEHKLEVVVNNLLNNAFKFTRKGDTISITYNVRKGGLYLSVSDTGIGIPEEDLAHLFKRFYQSSKGEKYSVGTGIGLELTKMLVEMHQGEIKVSSILGEGTKFEVFLPLEIRKEDVLSEKRIDEILSLESHDERQRVEDQVIDLSEIIQENEHSDVTIYYVEDNTDLRNFITKILNQYFAVVTFSNGKECMDALESEWPDLILSDIIMPEMNGIELCKQIKSNPKTNHIPVVLLTSRSSTEEKIEGLEVGADMYITKPFEVKHLIATFKNILNNRKTLQTKFQVEAPMPLKKKQKTEEDKIFVNKFYKLLEENLTNENIDLEEFAKELYMSRSQFFRKVKAISDTTPQDLIRSYKLKKAAELLCEGQYSVADVVVMVGFKSRTHFSKSFKEIYGITPSKYAVAKKVE; translated from the coding sequence GTGTTATTTATATTATGTGGAAACACAACGCTATTAGCACAAATTAGTGGTTTTGAGGTAGATATATCTAAACAATTAACTATTGAAAATGGGCTTTCTCATTTTGGAGTAACCTCTATTGCTCAAGATAATAATGGGTTATTATGGGTGGGAACTTTTAAGGGCTTAAATATTTTTGATGGTTATGAATTTAAAACCTTTTATCATTCTACAGATTCTGGGTTGGTAAGTAATAGAATACATTCTTTATACAAAGACGAAAACAACAATATTTTAATAGGAACAGAAAAAGGAGTGTCTGTATATCTTTATCAAAAACAACAATTTAAAGTACTTTATACAAATAAAAATACAATTGGCGAGGAACTAGGTCCATACATCAATAAGATAATAGAAACGCATGATTATATTATCTGTAATACTTTAAAAAAAGGTGTAATTTTGATAAATAAATCAGATTATTCTTTTCATTCTATTATCCTTCCTAATTTTATTAATATAGGTAGTTTTAAATCATTCAATATTGATAAAATAGACAATGATAACATTCTACTTGCAACTAATTCGGGTATAATTAAAGCAACATTAAGTACTGGTAAATGTAGAAGAATTCTTGAAGGAGATTTTCCATTTTGTTTAGACATAGCATTTGATGGCAACTCCACTATTTATGCCTTAAATTATAGGTTTTTGGGTATTATTAGTATTAAAAACGATAACTATAATTTAAAAGCAATTGCGTTTAGTGGAGAAGATTACTCGCAAATTGAATTAGGAGAAAATGGAGAATTATGGTTAATGAAAAATAATAATGATTTGGCCGTAATTGGTAATCCTACTTATGTTAAAAACATAGATAAACAGGTAGTTAAATTCTCTTTTACTTCTGAATTTACTCGATTAAGTAGTATTTTATTAACTGAAGATGGAGGTTGGATTGGAAGTTTTAATCAAGGACTTTTTAAATTTAGAAGTGAAGAAAGACCTTTTAAATATTCTAATTTAAAAAATAATGGGCAGGTAGTGAATACATCTAGTCAGGTAGTTAGCATGATAACTCTAGACCATGAACAGGTAATGATAACACTGAATGCTAACAATGCTAAGGTTTTCAATATTAATAACAACTCGATTAAAGAGGTAAAACAACCTGGAGTGTATAATCAGGTAATTACAAGAGTTCTAAAAGATACATACGGTACAATTTGGGGAGGTAGTTTAAGAGTGGGCGTTTTTCAGAAGAAAAACCTTGTTGTTCCATGGAAACAATTAATGAGCCCTGAATATCCTATTTTAAATGATGAATCAGTTCGTGGATTTTCTCAAGATAAATACGGAGATATATGGGTAGCTGGTTTACGAAAATTATATAGGTTTTCTATGCACTCTAATGGTAAAATTAAAGAAATAGAAGTAATTAGGAACCTTGGTAATGTGCCCTATAATTATAACCTAGCTACAAAAGTTATTTATGCAGACCCAAAACAAGATTGTATATGGTTAGGTACACAATCAGATGGTTTATTCCGTATAAATTATTCTCATAACAAACCATTGACAGAGGCTACATTTCAACATTTTATCCCTATTAAAAACGACACAACATCATTACCAGTTTATGCAATAAATTGTATGCAACGTGTTCCCAATGGCGATTTATGGTTAGGAACTTTAGAAGGAGGGATTACAAAAGTTATTGAAGAAAATGGTTTAATTAAATTTAAAACATTTACAGAAAACGACGGTCTGGATGATAACGACGTGATGACGTTTCAATACGACAATAAAGGGCGGTTATGGATTGCAACCAACCAAGGTATTAACCAGTTTGATCCAGAGACAGAAAACTTTAGAAATTATACCACCGAAGATGGCTTGGTACCTGCTTCTTTTGAAGTGAGTTCTACTAAATTACTAAATGGGATGATGGTTTTTGGGGGTAATAATGGAATTTGCTATTTCAACCCAGACTTGGTTCCTAATGAGAGTAATATTCCGCCTCTTCTGTTTGGAGATCTAAAGGTGCATAACCAAATAGTAAGAGTAAAAAGCAAAGACAATAAAGAAGCTATTTTATATAAACCACTAAATGATTCTGACGAAATTACTCTTGAGTATAATCAGAGAAGTATTTCAATAGAACTTATCTCTTTGCATTATTCCAATACTGAAGCCCACCACATTCGCTATCGTTTATTACCCAAAGACAACTCTTGGTTAGAAGTAACATCAAATAATAAAATCGTAAACTTTAGTTTATTACCACCCGGAGAATATACATTCGAAGCACAGGTATCGAACTCAAAAAATGAATGGTCGCCAACAAAAAGAATAAAAATTCATGTAAAGTATGCTTGGTGGAATTCTAATGGTGCAAAAGGGCTTTATTTCATTCTTATATTTTTAGTAATTGCTATGGTGATGTTGACATTATTACGCATGAAAACTTTAGAATATAATTTACAAATAGAGCAATTTGATAAAAACCGTTTAGAAGAATTAGATGCTGCAAGGTTAAAATTATTTATGAATATTTCGCATGAGTTTAGAACACCTCTTACGCTAATTAGTGGTCCTATATCTGTTCTAAAAGGAATGTTTGAGACAAATCAAGATGCATTTCAACACATTGATTTAATACAAAGACAGTCAAAGAAAATGTTTCAGTTAGTAGAACAGGTGCATGATGTTAGAAAGGCTGATGAAAATATTCTAAAATTAAAATATACTACTTTCGATTTTACGGACCTTGTTACTGATGTAAAACAAGATTTTGATAAACTAGCAGAAGATTCTAATAAAAAGTTGATTTTAGAAGGAGAAGCAAATAAACTTTTTGTTTTGGCAGATGAGCATAAATTAGAAGTAGTAGTCAATAATCTTTTAAACAATGCTTTTAAATTTACTAGAAAAGGAGATACAATTTCTATCACTTATAATGTGAGGAAAGGAGGATTATATTTAAGTGTTTCTGATACAGGAATAGGAATTCCAGAAGAGGATTTAGCACATCTATTTAAACGTTTCTATCAATCAAGCAAAGGCGAAAAATATTCTGTAGGTACAGGTATTGGGTTGGAATTAACCAAGATGCTTGTAGAAATGCACCAAGGTGAAATTAAGGTGAGTAGTATATTGGGTGAAGGGACTAAGTTTGAAGTGTTTTTACCTCTAGAGATCCGTAAAGAAGATGTGTTAAGTGAGAAACGTATAGATGAAATTCTATCATTAGAATCACATGATGAGAGACAAAGAGTAGAAGATCAAGTAATTGATTTATCAGAAATTATTCAAGAAAACGAACATAGTGATGTTACTATTTATTATGTAGAAGACAATACCGACCTTAGAAACTTTATTACAAAAATATTAAACCAGTATTTTGCTGTAGTTACTTTTTCTAATGGAAAAGAGTGTATGGATGCTTTAGAAAGTGAATGGCCAGATTTAATATTGAGTGATATTATAATGCCCGAAATGAATGGTATTGAATTATGTAAACAAATAAAAAGCAATCCCAAAACAAATCATATTCCTGTTGTTTTGCTTACTTCTAGGTCATCAACAGAAGAAAAAATTGAAGGACTAGAGGTAGGAGCAGACATGTACATTACTAAACCTTTTGAGGTAAAACATTTAATTGCCACTTTCAAAAATATTTTAAATAATAGAAAAACGCTCCAAACTAAATTCCAGGTAGAAGCACCAATGCCCTTAAAGAAGAAACAAAAAACAGAGGAAGATAAAATTTTTGTGAATAAATTTTATAAACTGCTAGAGGAGAACCTAACCAATGAAAATATAGACTTAGAAGAATTTGCTAAAGAACTTTACATGAGTAGAAGTCAGTTTTTTAGAAAAGTAAAAGCTATCTCAGATACAACACCTCAGGATTTAATTAGATCATATAAATTAAAAAAAGCAGCAGAATTACTTTGTGAAGGTCAATATTCTGTTGCCGATGTAGTGGTTATGGTTGGTTTTAAAAGTAGAACACATTTTAGCAAATCGTTTAAAGAGATTTATGGAATTACTCCAAGTAAATATGCGGTAGCAAAAAAAGTAGAGTAG
- a CDS encoding family 16 glycosylhydrolase — MQVNKFHIYILLLFLFSCQQITSNDTPIAEDIEKKQHTPIFSFEPTNEWVLNQEISDDFNDPMIDSTKWFVQGKNNTFYKWKGNAPSEYAEHNVFVKNGKLIIRALWQPNFPFSTATVEGRNYENVTTGAIVSKHTFLNGYLEIRAKTASANICSSVWATGYESGLEIFQQIPTPKTKLSKPLYNVAINNGEKTNKDKLDTYFNYNYDISSNVSSAFHTYGCEWNKNYIKLYFDGTLIYHLKREDLKHAWVLNNPLELWIDTQTKPTYGLPRENELPAQFEIDYIRLWQKKKENLLSQNFFGFEGPFENTNLKSLQKEYTHWNLGKENNQLSISSERAASGNKCLKIMATSNFLNPKFESKTKITAIPKGRYSFEAKIWKEKAGNFQSFIFSSENRLSQIIIPLKHLPNEKWVTIKQHFEVKKDTEIDSFTFQFLTKKSSSSTLYVDDIQLQRI, encoded by the coding sequence ATGCAAGTAAACAAATTTCATATCTATATATTACTTCTCTTTCTATTTTCCTGTCAACAGATTACATCAAATGACACTCCTATTGCAGAAGACATAGAAAAAAAGCAGCACACTCCGATATTTAGTTTTGAGCCCACAAATGAATGGGTGTTAAACCAAGAGATAAGCGATGATTTTAATGATCCTATGATTGATTCTACAAAATGGTTTGTACAAGGAAAAAACAATACTTTTTATAAATGGAAAGGAAATGCACCATCGGAATATGCCGAACATAATGTATTTGTAAAAAACGGAAAACTAATTATTAGAGCTTTATGGCAACCGAATTTTCCTTTTAGTACTGCTACCGTTGAAGGAAGAAACTACGAAAATGTTACTACTGGAGCAATTGTAAGTAAACATACTTTTTTAAATGGTTATTTAGAAATTAGAGCAAAAACAGCCTCAGCTAATATTTGTAGTTCAGTTTGGGCTACTGGGTACGAATCTGGTTTAGAGATATTTCAACAAATACCTACTCCTAAAACAAAATTATCTAAACCTTTATACAATGTTGCAATCAACAATGGTGAAAAAACAAATAAAGATAAACTTGATACCTATTTTAACTACAACTATGATATATCTAGTAATGTAAGTAGTGCTTTCCATACTTATGGTTGCGAATGGAATAAAAATTATATTAAACTTTATTTTGATGGCACTCTAATTTATCATTTAAAACGAGAGGATTTAAAACATGCTTGGGTGTTAAATAACCCACTTGAATTATGGATTGATACACAAACAAAACCTACTTATGGATTACCTCGTGAAAACGAATTACCCGCTCAATTTGAAATTGATTATATACGTTTGTGGCAAAAAAAGAAAGAAAACCTTTTATCACAAAACTTCTTTGGGTTCGAAGGTCCTTTTGAAAATACAAACTTAAAAAGTTTACAAAAAGAATATACACATTGGAATTTAGGAAAAGAGAATAATCAGTTGTCTATTTCTAGCGAACGTGCAGCTTCTGGAAATAAATGCTTAAAAATAATGGCTACTTCTAACTTTTTAAATCCAAAGTTTGAAAGTAAAACTAAAATAACTGCCATCCCGAAAGGACGTTATTCTTTTGAAGCAAAAATATGGAAAGAGAAAGCAGGTAATTTTCAATCTTTTATATTTTCAAGCGAAAATAGATTAAGTCAAATAATTATACCTCTTAAACATTTACCTAATGAAAAATGGGTAACAATAAAACAACATTTTGAAGTAAAAAAAGACACAGAAATTGATAGTTTTACGTTTCAATTCTTAACCAAAAAAAGTAGTTCAAGTACTTTATATGTTGATGATATTCAACTACAAAGAATATAA
- a CDS encoding cation diffusion facilitator family transporter has product MKFTERKIMSFSLGANALLALCGLYFGYTAHSSAILIDGMYSTLLTVMSFLSLGVIYLLKKPVSKSHPFGYASYEPLINLFRGLLIVMVILFGMSESIHSLSEGGNIPDFTASMYYFVLCMSGCVIAYIVVLIGSKKIPSPILKVETTNWLMDTLLTAGMGVSFLVASFLKDTYPEIISYVDPIITIILMLSILKMPYKTIKESVSELVLMEASEEITDRVHSILKRHESTDEVVTHQKSVTKTGREVYILLVILLNKKTKISIENQLFNSVEKQDHFRAELYKELKDISESLKLDVSFTYDKRWL; this is encoded by the coding sequence ATGAAATTCACAGAACGTAAAATAATGTCCTTCTCTTTAGGAGCAAATGCACTATTAGCATTATGTGGGTTATATTTTGGTTACACAGCACACTCATCTGCCATTTTAATTGATGGCATGTACTCAACATTACTAACTGTAATGTCTTTCTTATCGTTAGGTGTTATCTATTTATTAAAAAAGCCAGTATCAAAATCTCATCCATTTGGGTATGCATCTTATGAGCCATTAATTAATTTATTCAGAGGGTTATTAATAGTAATGGTCATTCTTTTTGGAATGTCAGAAAGTATACATTCGTTATCTGAAGGAGGGAATATACCCGATTTTACAGCATCAATGTATTATTTTGTGCTCTGCATGTCGGGTTGTGTAATTGCGTATATAGTTGTATTAATTGGAAGTAAGAAAATACCATCCCCAATATTAAAAGTAGAAACTACAAATTGGTTAATGGATACACTGTTAACTGCAGGTATGGGAGTTTCATTTTTAGTAGCTTCTTTCTTAAAAGATACATACCCGGAAATTATTTCTTATGTAGATCCAATTATCACGATTATATTAATGCTTTCTATTTTAAAGATGCCTTATAAGACAATTAAAGAGTCTGTAAGTGAATTGGTGTTGATGGAAGCAAGTGAAGAAATTACAGATAGAGTGCATTCCATTTTAAAAAGACATGAAAGTACTGATGAGGTTGTTACTCATCAAAAATCTGTAACAAAAACAGGTAGAGAAGTTTATATTCTTTTAGTTATTCTTCTTAATAAAAAGACAAAAATCAGCATAGAAAATCAACTTTTTAATTCCGTAGAAAAACAAGATCATTTTAGAGCAGAATTATATAAAGAATTAAAAGATATTTCGGAGAGTTTAAAATTAGATGTCTCTTTTACTTATGATAAACGTTGGCTATAG
- a CDS encoding DUF1254 domain-containing protein: protein MSLKSTISSIKLFLVSLFISSLMFSCSNENTKITEKQSEAFYDYAYPLVMMKISQDAMLTSPLRKGDDVNKFIMFKKLAQPENTAVVLGNRNTLYCVGWVDLSEGPVLFEIPDMNKRYYVMPLIDAWTNTFKSFGSRTTGQKAQKYFLTLSSYNGKVPDGYERVNCPTSMVWITGRIQADNDADALVANKLQDEYILRPYTARVNKYKPTFQAMKVKKPVPFSLAMDTETFYTTFFDMLRTNPPAAADAAFLKDYSFFKKNVSYNDLDEATKATLKAGLEKSTKKFLGIFYKGNEQKTAWDFKIEDMGDWGVDYSRRAYYAVWGIGANIPQDAVYGVSQLDGDLKQLEGTNIYKISFPPNGTPEVGGFWSITAYNNEGYLEANTEKRYASGSNMDIKYNKDGSLDLYLSSKQPKGVSDYNWIPTPKGTFKILFRMYWPKESILDGSYQLPNIKKID, encoded by the coding sequence ATGTCTTTAAAATCAACAATTAGTTCAATTAAATTATTTCTAGTTAGTCTTTTTATTTCTTCATTGATGTTTTCATGTAGTAATGAAAATACAAAAATTACAGAAAAGCAATCAGAAGCATTTTATGATTACGCCTATCCTTTAGTAATGATGAAGATAAGCCAAGATGCAATGCTTACTTCACCATTAAGAAAAGGTGATGATGTGAATAAATTTATCATGTTTAAAAAATTGGCTCAGCCTGAAAATACTGCTGTAGTTTTAGGTAACCGTAATACGCTTTACTGTGTAGGGTGGGTTGATTTAAGTGAAGGACCTGTTTTATTTGAAATTCCAGATATGAATAAAAGGTATTATGTTATGCCATTGATAGATGCATGGACAAATACATTTAAAAGTTTTGGATCACGAACAACAGGGCAGAAAGCACAAAAATATTTTCTAACCTTAAGTAGCTACAATGGTAAAGTACCTGATGGGTATGAACGTGTAAATTGTCCTACTTCTATGGTTTGGATTACAGGTAGAATACAAGCAGATAATGATGCAGATGCTCTTGTTGCCAATAAGCTTCAAGATGAATATATTCTTAGACCTTATACTGCAAGAGTAAATAAGTACAAGCCAACTTTTCAGGCCATGAAAGTGAAAAAACCTGTACCTTTTTCTTTAGCAATGGATACAGAAACATTTTATACAACTTTCTTTGATATGTTAAGAACAAACCCTCCGGCTGCTGCCGATGCTGCCTTCTTAAAAGACTACTCATTCTTTAAAAAGAATGTAAGTTATAATGATCTTGACGAAGCTACTAAAGCAACATTAAAAGCAGGTTTAGAAAAGTCAACAAAAAAATTCTTAGGTATATTTTATAAAGGTAATGAACAAAAAACAGCTTGGGATTTCAAAATCGAAGATATGGGAGATTGGGGTGTTGATTATAGCAGAAGAGCTTATTATGCTGTTTGGGGTATAGGAGCCAATATACCTCAGGATGCTGTATATGGTGTATCTCAGTTAGATGGAGATTTAAAACAACTTGAAGGAACGAATATTTATAAAATTTCATTTCCTCCTAATGGCACTCCAGAAGTTGGTGGTTTCTGGTCAATTACTGCTTATAATAATGAGGGTTATTTAGAAGCGAATACAGAAAAAAGATATGCTAGCGGAAGTAATATGGACATTAAATATAACAAAGATGGATCATTAGATTTATACCTGTCTTCTAAGCAGCCAAAAGGGGTTTCTGATTACAATTGGATTCCTACACCTAAAGGAACTTTCAAAATATTATTTAGAATGTATTGGCCAAAAGAAAGCATTTTAGATGGTTCTTACCAACTGCCAAATATTAAGAAAATAGATTAA